The nucleotide sequence ATCGTCCGGAAGCCTTCCCGGATGGCCCGCCGAAGTCGTGGCACGCCCTGCTTGATCCGAAGTTCAAGGGCCGCATCGCGCTTTACAACGATGGCATCGGCTTCCACTTCCCGGCGCAGGTTGCCGGTGGCGGCAAGCTGGAAGACATTCCCGGCAATATGCAGCCCGCATGGGATTTCATCGCCAAGGTGAAGCAGCAGCAGCCGCTTCTCGGCGAAGACCCGGATTTCACCACCTGGTTCCAGAAGGGCGAAATCGATCTGGCCTGCACCATTTCCACCAATGCGCGCGAAGCCCAGAAGAACGGCGTCAAGATCGACTGGACCGTCCCGGAAGAGGGCGCGAAGTTCGACACGGACGGTCTGTGGATTCCAAAGGGCCTGCCGGAAAACGAGCTTTACTGGGCCAAGGAATATATCAACTTAGCGCTCACCAAGGATGCGCAGCAGGTCTGGCTCGATGGCCTCGGCCTGCCGGGCGTCGTGCCGGGCCTGACCCCGCCCGCCGATCTGGTGAACGATCCGGCCTATCCGACCAAGGACGAGGATTTCAAACACCTCATCCGCATTTCGGCAAAGGTGCAGGTGGAAAACGAGAGCGAATGGTTCTCGAAGTTCAAGGCCATCATGCAGGGCTGATACGCCCGTTATTGCAGGAGCTGCCTTCAGGGGCGGCTCCCCATTCAGATATTCAGGAATTGAGACATGCGAGCGGCACGCACTGCCTATCCGGTTGTCTGGCGCATCATGGATGCGCTGGAAGCAATCGCAGCCTTTCTGTGGCCTGCGCGGTTCAACCGCGCCGTGCCCTATCTGATGCTGCTTCCGGCGATTGTTCTGGTCGGGCTGCTGGTGCTGGGCCTGATCCAGATCGCGGATACCAGCCTGCGCACGCTCGACACTTCGACATTCCTGATGTCGGATTATTACACGCTCGCCAACTACAAGCGCGCGCTGACGGAAAGCCTCTTTGCAACCGTGGCATGGCGCAGCCTGTTCGGCTCGCTCGTCGTGACCGTGTTCACGCTCGTTCTGGCCTTTCCTTACGCCTATCTCATGGTGCGCACGCCATCGGCTGCCCTGCGCAAATTCCTGCTGATCGCGCTGTTCCTGCCGTTCTTCATCGGGCAGGTGGTGCGCGCCTATGGCTGGCTCATCATTCTCGGCAATCAGGGCATGGTCAACGAGGCGCTTGGCCTTGTCGGCATCGCGCCGATGCGCCTTCTCTATAACTATCCGGCGGTTCTGTTCGGTCTCATTCAATATATGCTGCCATTCGCCGTGCTGATGCTCGCACCCGCGCTCACCGCCATTCCGGAAGAAATGGAAGCGGCTGCAAGCTCGCTTGGCGCGAACTGGCTGCGGGCCTTCGCCCATGTCGTGCTGCCCATGGCGCGTCCGGGCCTGATCGGCGCGGGGCTGGTGGTGATGACGCTTTCGCTTACCGACTTCGCCGTACCAGCCATTCTGGGCGGCGGGTCGCAGGATTTCATCGCCAATGCGATCTATGACCAGTTCTTCCGCACGTCCGATCAGGGACTGGGCGCGACGCTGGCACTGCTTCTGGTCGGCGTCGGCTCCATCCTCGTCGGCATCGTATTCACGTTGTTCGGGGCAGGCACGCTTGCCATGGGGAGGGCGCGCAAATGACCTCGCCGCTGTCGAAATCCATCGTCATATGGACGTTTGTGATCGCCGTTCTGGTGCTGCTTTCCGCACCGACCATCGTGGTGCTCGGCGCTTCCTTCACATCCGGCAACATGATCACCTTTCCGCCGGAAGGGTTTTCGCTGAAATGGTATCAGAAGATCGCCGGAACGAGCGACCTCTGGGATGCATTCCTGCGCTCGCTCTATGTCTCCTTCATCTGCACCATCGTCGCCATTCCGGTCGGAACGCTGGCGGGCATAGCGCTCGCCAAATATGCAGTGCGGTTTGAAAAGACGATCCAGATTTACCTGCTGCTGCCATTCACCATTCCGCTGATTGGCTCCGGTATCGGCCTCATGCTGATCTTCGGTCAGGCGGGCATACTGGGCCAGCTCTGGCCGGTGGGGATTGCCGCCTGCGTCATCAATCTGCCCTTCATGATCTGGGCCGTCACGGCAAGTGCCGCCAATCTCGATGCCGATCTGGAACTTGCCGCCGCCAATTGCGGGGCAGGGCCGATCTCTACATTCTTCTTCGTCACCCTGCCGGTCGTTGTGCCGGGCGTCATCAGCGGCTCGCTTCTGATGTTCATTCTGGCGCTGAACGAATTTCTGGTGAGCCTGCTTCTGGTCGATGCCCGCATCGTCACCCTGCCGGTGCAGATCTACAATTCAATCCGGTCCATCATCACGCCGGACCTTGCGGCCATCTCCGTCGTCTTCATCGCCTGTGCCGCCGCCGCCATATTCCTGCTCGACCGGCTGGTCGGGCTCGACATCTTCCTCAAATCGAAATGACCGGTTGCATCTCCACCGCAACCGGCAAGGAGCCGATCATGTCCGATGTTTCTTTTCACGAACTGGCAAAACTGGACGATGCAGCGCGCGCCGAACTGCTCAAGCGTTCGGAAACCGACCTATCCGGTTTTATCGAGAAGGTGAAGCCGATCATCGAAGCCGTTCGCACGGAAGGCGATGCCGCACTCGTCCGTTTTGCACGCGATCTCGACAAGGCCGAGGTCGACCCGGCCAACATCAAGGCGACCGAAGCCGAGTTCGATGCCGCTTTCGACAAGGTGGAAAAGGACGTGATCGAGGCCATCCAGTTCGGTATCGACAATATCCGCCATTTCCATGAGGAGCAAAAGCCGGAAGCCATGTGGCTGAAGGAAATGCGTCCCGGCGCCTTTGCAGGTGATCGTTTCACGCCGATCCGCTCCGTTGCGCTCTATATTCCGCGCGGCAAGGGAGCCTTTCCGTCCGTCACCATGATGACCGCGGTTCCGGCCGTGGTCGCTGGCGTGCCTGATCTTGCTATCGTCACGCCGCCAACGCCGGATGGTTCCGTCGATGCTGCCACGCTCGTCGCAGCACGCCTTGCCGGTGTGGAAACCGTCTACAAGGTCGGCGGCGCGCAGGCTGTCGCTGCCGTCGCCTATGGCACGGAAACGGTAAAACCGGCGCTCAAGATCGTCGGCCCCGGTAGCCCGTGGGTGGTTGCAGCCAAGCGCCTGCTTGGCGGTGTGATCGATCCCGGCCTGCCTGCCGGACCTTCCGAGGCTGTGATTTTCGCCGATGATACGGTGAAGGGCGGGCTTGCGGCGCTCGACCTTTTGATCGAGGCGGAACATGGCCCGGATTCATCGGCATGGCTCGTCACGCACAGCCGCCGCGTCGCGGAGGAAGCGCTGGCCGCACTGCCGGACCATTGGGCGCGCATGACCGAACAGCGCGTCGGCTTCTCCAGAACCGTGCTCACCGGCAGATATGGCGGCATCGTCCTGACGTCATCCGTGGAAGAGAGCTACAGGTTCATCAACGATTATGCGCCGGAACATCTGGAGCTTCTTTCAACCGATCCGTTCGCGCATCTCGGCCACATCACCGAAGCTGCCGAAATCCTGATGGGACCGCACACGCCGGTCGTCATCGGCAATTTCGGCCTCGGCCCGAACGCCGTGCTGCCGACCAGCCGCTGGGCGCGCACCTATGGCCCGCTCTCTGTAACGGATTTCGTCAAGCGTTCGTCCATCGGCTATGTGACGGCATCCGCCTATCCGGAATTTGCAAAACATGCCCGCACGCTGGCACGTTATGAAGGCTTCTCCTCGCACGAGAACGCCGTGTCGGAAATCCGCAAGGATTACCTCTAAGGCCGGGAGGGGCTGCGATGAAGGCTGTCCGGCTTTATGCGGCAAAGGATTTGCGGGTCGAGACCATCGACCCGCCGGCGCATCCCGAGCCGGGCTGGGTCCGGCTCAAGGTGACGGCTGCGGGCATATGCGGCTCGGACCTGCACAATTTCATGACCGGCCAGTGGATCAGCCGGTCCCCTTCGGTCGCAGGCCATGAATTTGCAGCCATCGTGACCGCAACCGGCGATGGCGTGACCGGCTTCAAACCGGGCGATACGGTGATCGCCGACTCCCGTTACTGGTGCGGCGAATGCCCGTCCTGCAAAAGCGGCAGGCACAATGTCTGCGAAACGCTGGGCTTCATCGGTGAAGTCTGCGACGGCGGCTTTGCCGAGGAGACAGCACTTCCCGCCCGTCTGCTCGTTCATTACGACCCGGCCATCAATCCGGTGGTCGCCGCGATGGGCGAGCCGCTGTCGGTGGCACTGCACGCAATCCGCAGGCAGTGTGTGCCGTCGGGCGAAGCCGTTCTCGTTGTCGGCTGCGGGCCGATCGGCGGGCTTGCAGCGCTGCTGCTCTCACGCCTGCATGACGGTCCGGTGCTGGTCTGCGACCGCAACGACCAGCGCGCCAATCTCGTTTCAAGAGCTACCGGAGCGACCGCAGTGCCTCTCGACAAGGCTGCGATTGAAGCCGCAATCAATGGCCAGCCGATCCGCCATGCGATCGACGCCACCGGCAATATCAATGTCCTCAAGGCAGCGCTCGACGTGCTTTCCGGCGGCGGTTCGCTGGCACTGGTCGGCATATCCCATGGCAGGATAGAACTCGATCCCAACATTCTGGTGGAGCGGGAGACAAGCCTGATCGGCTGCCACGCCTATCAGGACGAACTGCATGAAATCGCTAGGCTTCTGCCCGATCTTGAGGCGCAGCTATTGCAGCTTGTCGACCGGGAAATCCCGCTCGATGAAGTGCCGGACGCCTATGCCCGGCTGATGGCCGGTGAGGCCAACGGCTTGAAAACGATCATACGCCCAGTGATATAACGGCGCCCTTGCAGGCCTGAAACAGCGGCATAATCAAGCCCGCGCCATAGCTATCACATTTATCTGATCCGGGGTTTTTCGCCGGGTGTGTTGACATTTGCCGCTTCTCGTAACATTTATAGTTACATGAAAAGAGACAGCAAACTATCGGGCGTCCTGCACGTCCTTCTCCACATGGCGGAACATAGAGGGCCGGTCACATCGGAGGTTCTTGCCAAGGCCATGACCACCAATCCGGTCGTCGTCAGACGCGTGATGGGCGGGCTGCGCGAGCAGGGCTATGTTCGCTCGGAAAAGGGACATGGTGGCGGCTGGGAAATCGCCTGCGATCTAAACAAGGTGACGCTGCGCGACATTTACGAGGCCATTGGGGAACCGACACTTCTGGCCATGGGAAACCGCGCCGAAAAGCCTGAATGTCTGGTGGAACAGGCGGTCAACGCTTCGCTCGGCAAGGCATTCAGCGACGCCGAAAACCTTCTTCTGGAGCGTTTTGGCGAGGTCACGCTCGCCATGCTGAGCGCGGATTTTCATCAACGCGCGCTGGAACGCGGCGCAAAGTTCGATCTGGAGAGCAGTCATGCGTCATGATGCGATCATTATCGGCGGCAGCTTCGCCGGCCTGTCTGCGGCAACCTATCTGGCGCGCGGCAGGCGAACGGTCCGCGTGATCGACGCCGGAAAACCGCGCAACCGTTTTGCCGAACATTCGCACGGCTTCCTTG is from Brucella intermedia LMG 3301 and encodes:
- a CDS encoding ABC transporter permease, with the translated sequence MTSPLSKSIVIWTFVIAVLVLLSAPTIVVLGASFTSGNMITFPPEGFSLKWYQKIAGTSDLWDAFLRSLYVSFICTIVAIPVGTLAGIALAKYAVRFEKTIQIYLLLPFTIPLIGSGIGLMLIFGQAGILGQLWPVGIAACVINLPFMIWAVTASAANLDADLELAAANCGAGPISTFFFVTLPVVVPGVISGSLLMFILALNEFLVSLLLVDARIVTLPVQIYNSIRSIITPDLAAISVVFIACAAAAIFLLDRLVGLDIFLKSK
- a CDS encoding ABC transporter substrate-binding protein: MNNLKKPFLTLDRRRFLQSAGALAAAAGTTSLGLSRAFAEEPAKPKELIVRAWGGSWVDALKAGVSDPFTAKTGISIRHDLTEDNEIQPKLWAAVAQKRVPPIHVNWDTTTNATKSALRGVTEDLSDLSNLKNTTDLAKPVGLDGYPIVNTYGYVYVLAYRPEAFPDGPPKSWHALLDPKFKGRIALYNDGIGFHFPAQVAGGGKLEDIPGNMQPAWDFIAKVKQQQPLLGEDPDFTTWFQKGEIDLACTISTNAREAQKNGVKIDWTVPEEGAKFDTDGLWIPKGLPENELYWAKEYINLALTKDAQQVWLDGLGLPGVVPGLTPPADLVNDPAYPTKDEDFKHLIRISAKVQVENESEWFSKFKAIMQG
- a CDS encoding Rrf2 family transcriptional regulator; the encoded protein is MKRDSKLSGVLHVLLHMAEHRGPVTSEVLAKAMTTNPVVVRRVMGGLREQGYVRSEKGHGGGWEIACDLNKVTLRDIYEAIGEPTLLAMGNRAEKPECLVEQAVNASLGKAFSDAENLLLERFGEVTLAMLSADFHQRALERGAKFDLESSHAS
- a CDS encoding zinc-dependent alcohol dehydrogenase gives rise to the protein MKAVRLYAAKDLRVETIDPPAHPEPGWVRLKVTAAGICGSDLHNFMTGQWISRSPSVAGHEFAAIVTATGDGVTGFKPGDTVIADSRYWCGECPSCKSGRHNVCETLGFIGEVCDGGFAEETALPARLLVHYDPAINPVVAAMGEPLSVALHAIRRQCVPSGEAVLVVGCGPIGGLAALLLSRLHDGPVLVCDRNDQRANLVSRATGATAVPLDKAAIEAAINGQPIRHAIDATGNINVLKAALDVLSGGGSLALVGISHGRIELDPNILVERETSLIGCHAYQDELHEIARLLPDLEAQLLQLVDREIPLDEVPDAYARLMAGEANGLKTIIRPVI
- the hisD gene encoding histidinol dehydrogenase — encoded protein: MSDVSFHELAKLDDAARAELLKRSETDLSGFIEKVKPIIEAVRTEGDAALVRFARDLDKAEVDPANIKATEAEFDAAFDKVEKDVIEAIQFGIDNIRHFHEEQKPEAMWLKEMRPGAFAGDRFTPIRSVALYIPRGKGAFPSVTMMTAVPAVVAGVPDLAIVTPPTPDGSVDAATLVAARLAGVETVYKVGGAQAVAAVAYGTETVKPALKIVGPGSPWVVAAKRLLGGVIDPGLPAGPSEAVIFADDTVKGGLAALDLLIEAEHGPDSSAWLVTHSRRVAEEALAALPDHWARMTEQRVGFSRTVLTGRYGGIVLTSSVEESYRFINDYAPEHLELLSTDPFAHLGHITEAAEILMGPHTPVVIGNFGLGPNAVLPTSRWARTYGPLSVTDFVKRSSIGYVTASAYPEFAKHARTLARYEGFSSHENAVSEIRKDYL
- a CDS encoding ABC transporter permease, with amino-acid sequence MRAARTAYPVVWRIMDALEAIAAFLWPARFNRAVPYLMLLPAIVLVGLLVLGLIQIADTSLRTLDTSTFLMSDYYTLANYKRALTESLFATVAWRSLFGSLVVTVFTLVLAFPYAYLMVRTPSAALRKFLLIALFLPFFIGQVVRAYGWLIILGNQGMVNEALGLVGIAPMRLLYNYPAVLFGLIQYMLPFAVLMLAPALTAIPEEMEAAASSLGANWLRAFAHVVLPMARPGLIGAGLVVMTLSLTDFAVPAILGGGSQDFIANAIYDQFFRTSDQGLGATLALLLVGVGSILVGIVFTLFGAGTLAMGRARK